The Aphelocoma coerulescens isolate FSJ_1873_10779 chromosome 2, UR_Acoe_1.0, whole genome shotgun sequence genome contains a region encoding:
- the DECR1 gene encoding 2,4-dienoyl-CoA reductase [(3E)-enoyl-CoA-producing], mitochondrial, which produces MAAAARLWRRGVRGPRVSGAGRFFSRGPNVLHQDNSAPQAAFFSPLQKVMLPPNTFQGKVAFITGGGTGIGKGMTTTLSSLGAKCVIASRKLDVLKGTADEISSKTGNKVHAIQCDVRDPVSVKNAVAETIQMAGHPDVVINNAAGNFISPSERLSANAWKTITDIVLNGTAFVTLEIGKELIKVKKGAAFLAITTVYAESGSGFVLPSASAKAGVEAMSKSLAAEWGRYGMRFNVIQPGPIKTKGAFSRLDPTGAFEKKIIERVPCGRLGTVEEIANLAAYFCSDYASWVNGAVIRMDGGEYVSMAGEFNDLKRVTKEQWDMMEAMIRKTKGS; this is translated from the exons atggcggcggcggcgcggctgtGGCGGCGCGGGGTTCGCGGCCCCCGCGTGTCCGGCGCCGGGCGG tttttcagcCGTGGGCCAAATGTTCTGCATCAAGACAACAGTGCACCACAAGCTGCATTCTTCTCACCTCTTCAAAAAGTGATGTTGCCACCAAATACCTTCCAAGGGAAAGTGGCCTTTATAACTGGTGGAGGTACTGGGATTGGCAAAGGGATGACAACAACTTTGTCCAGTTTAGGTGCCAAGTGTGTTATAGCAAGCCG GAAGCTGGATGTTTTGAAAGGAACAGCAGACGAAATTTCTTCTAAAACAGGGAATAAG GTTCATGCCATCCAGTGTGATGTGAGAGATCCAGTTTCAGTTAAGAATGCTGTTGCTGAAACAATCCAAATGGCAGGACATCCTGAT GTTGTGATAAACAATGCAGCTGGAAACTTTATTTCCCCTTCTGAACGACTTTCTGCTAATGCCTGGAAAACAATAACTGATATTGTACTTAATGGTACTGCTTTTGTAACTCTGGAAATTGGAAAGGAGCTCATTAAAGTAAAAAAAG GAGCAGCATTCCTGGCTATTACAACAGTTTATGCAGAGAGTGGTTCAGGATTTGTGTTGCCAAGTGCCTCTGCCAAAGCTGGTGTAGAAGCAATGAGCAA GTCTCTTGCGGCTGAATGGGGTAGATATGGCATGAGATTCAATGTGATTCAACCAGGTCCAATAAAAACAAAG GGTGCGTTTAGCCGCCTTGACCCAACAGGCGCATTTGAGAAGAAGATAATTGAGAGGGTTCCCTGTGGTCGTCTGGGAACTGTAGAAGAAATTGCAAATCTTGCTGCCTATTTCTGCAGTGACTATGCAAGCTGGGTTAATGGAGCA GTTATTAGAATGGATGGTGGAGAATATGTATCTATGGCAGGAGAATTCAATGATTTGAAGAGG GTTACCAAAGAGCAGTGGGATATGATGGAAGCAAtgattagaaaaacaaaaggttCCTAA